One region of Acidimicrobiales bacterium genomic DNA includes:
- the fahA gene encoding fumarylacetoacetase: MHPRRSWLPVRDGSPFPLANLPYGSFSVGARAKDRAVGVAIGDQVLDLAAVARATNAPFADVVGGAVINPLMSAGPQVWKAVRDGITGWFTDERLRAVVEPHLYPLEGVTLHLPIDAGDYVDFYSSEHHAINAGRILRPGSEPLSPQWKHLPVGYHGRAGTIVVSGSPVIRPWGQVRQANGEGPLFRPSAALDIEAELGFIVGVPSRLGHPVPISSFADHVFGVVILNDWSARDIQAWEYVPLGPFLGKSFLTSISGWVVPIAALEAARTEPPARVPTPLPYLDDRDHPWGFDITLQVAVNGFPLSRPPFSSMYWTAAQQLAHMTSNGAAVRSGDIFGSGTVSGPTRDQYGSFLEMSWGGAQPFQLPDGSVRSYLVDGDEVVISATAPASDGGTLGLGEVRGRVESPRHD; the protein is encoded by the coding sequence ATGCACCCACGCCGGAGCTGGCTGCCCGTGCGGGACGGCTCCCCCTTTCCCCTAGCGAACTTGCCGTACGGGTCGTTCAGTGTCGGGGCGAGAGCTAAGGATCGAGCTGTCGGAGTGGCGATAGGCGATCAAGTGCTCGACCTCGCGGCGGTGGCGCGCGCAACCAACGCACCGTTTGCCGACGTCGTCGGGGGTGCCGTCATCAACCCGTTGATGTCAGCGGGACCCCAGGTCTGGAAGGCGGTTCGCGATGGGATCACGGGTTGGTTCACCGACGAGCGTCTGCGTGCCGTGGTCGAGCCCCACCTGTATCCCCTGGAGGGCGTGACCCTTCACCTACCGATCGACGCCGGAGACTACGTCGACTTCTACTCGTCGGAGCACCACGCCATCAACGCCGGTCGGATCCTTCGTCCTGGAAGCGAGCCTTTGTCGCCGCAGTGGAAACACCTTCCGGTGGGTTACCACGGGAGGGCGGGGACGATCGTCGTGTCGGGTAGCCCAGTGATCCGCCCGTGGGGGCAGGTGCGACAAGCGAACGGAGAAGGCCCGTTGTTCCGGCCTTCCGCCGCCCTGGACATCGAGGCCGAGCTCGGCTTCATCGTGGGAGTCCCGAGTCGGTTGGGCCATCCGGTCCCCATTTCATCCTTCGCCGACCACGTCTTCGGGGTCGTGATCCTCAACGACTGGTCTGCCCGTGACATACAGGCCTGGGAGTACGTCCCGCTCGGTCCGTTCCTCGGGAAGTCCTTCCTGACGTCGATCTCGGGTTGGGTGGTCCCGATAGCAGCTCTCGAAGCGGCCAGGACCGAGCCACCGGCACGCGTTCCTACCCCGCTTCCGTACTTGGATGACCGGGATCACCCATGGGGGTTCGACATCACGTTGCAAGTGGCGGTGAACGGGTTCCCGCTTTCCCGGCCTCCTTTTTCCTCCATGTACTGGACCGCCGCACAGCAACTCGCTCACATGACGAGCAACGGCGCGGCGGTTCGATCGGGTGACATCTTCGGCTCTGGAACCGTCAGCGGGCCCACCCGTGATCAATACGGCTCGTTCCTCGAAATGAGCTGGGGCGGCGCCCAGCCCTTCCAGCTTCCCGATGGTTCCGTCCGCAGCTACCTCGTTGACGGCGACGAAGTCGTTATATCGGCGACCGCCCCCGCATCCGATGGCGGCACCCTGGGCCTCGGCGAGGTTCGCGGTCGGGTCGAGAGCCCCCGTCACGACTGA
- a CDS encoding acyltransferase family protein, with the protein MEAYLHCNRETTTPRRPRERFRPDVEGLRAVAVLGVVLYHAHVGLLRGGFSGVDVFYVVSGYLITGLLWAELRRDGRISLRRFYARRARRLLPASILAIIATAVASRLLLPPLSVPAASKDGIASALYVGNYRFAFQQTNYLNAGGPPSPFQHYWSLGVEEQFYLLWPLLLIVGSLVWQRTRAGERRRPDSVTAVAALGCLTVGSCALSVWLTHANQPWAFFSLPTRAWELGVGGLLALAAPAVGAIPRAIANAVGWVGLATVIGSFLFIGGSTPFPGTAALAPVLGTAAVIAAGTIPRAGPARVLGRPPMRFVGRVSYSWYLWHWPFLVLAPDLVGHPLNLAENLLIALLSGVVAVFSFLLVESPARASAWLAAVSRRSLLTGGALSAGGAVACLIAATTVPTPSGHGTAPLAVIQQSRFSSPSVTVDPRQSLVNTVNSQINAQLTDSLRRPDVPSNLQPTLAHAHHDDPPVFYDGCMDSYLDAAVRSCAFGSTTSATSVVLFGDSHAAMWFPALDGAANQNGWELYNWTKATCPPIQLPLLSPVLGRNFTECESWRQTVFQRIAQVHPAIVVLGVARHYASTYGFTPYQQPWLKGLEQMVSDITHLGSKVVVIGPIPKPAFLVPQCLSAHLAYANQCSEPEDSVVDLTGLSAEQAVVRSAGGSYVNTLPWFCANSICGTIVGNLEIWRDDNHITATYSAFLGPAIAAQLKAALPG; encoded by the coding sequence TTGGAGGCGTATCTGCATTGCAACCGGGAGACGACCACACCGAGGAGGCCCCGCGAGCGGTTCCGCCCCGACGTAGAAGGTCTCCGGGCCGTCGCAGTGCTGGGCGTCGTCCTCTACCACGCCCACGTCGGTTTGCTCAGAGGGGGCTTCTCCGGAGTCGACGTCTTCTACGTCGTGTCGGGATACCTGATCACGGGGCTCTTGTGGGCCGAGCTTCGTAGAGACGGAAGGATCTCCCTCCGGCGCTTCTATGCACGGAGAGCAAGGCGCCTGCTTCCGGCGTCCATCCTTGCGATCATCGCGACGGCAGTCGCATCGCGTCTCCTGCTTCCGCCGCTATCGGTTCCGGCGGCATCAAAGGACGGCATCGCCAGCGCGTTGTACGTCGGTAACTACCGGTTCGCGTTCCAGCAGACCAACTATCTGAACGCCGGCGGACCTCCCTCCCCCTTTCAGCACTACTGGTCCCTGGGCGTCGAGGAGCAGTTCTACCTGCTGTGGCCCTTGCTCCTGATCGTCGGTTCGTTGGTCTGGCAGCGCACGCGCGCCGGAGAGCGACGCCGGCCCGACTCGGTCACCGCCGTAGCAGCCCTCGGCTGCCTCACCGTCGGTTCCTGCGCGTTGTCGGTTTGGTTGACCCACGCGAATCAACCCTGGGCGTTCTTCTCCCTGCCAACCCGAGCCTGGGAATTGGGGGTCGGCGGGTTGCTGGCTCTCGCCGCGCCGGCGGTCGGGGCGATTCCCAGGGCTATCGCGAACGCAGTCGGCTGGGTCGGGCTCGCAACCGTGATCGGCTCTTTCTTGTTCATCGGCGGTTCCACGCCGTTTCCCGGTACGGCGGCCCTGGCTCCGGTGCTGGGAACCGCTGCCGTTATCGCGGCAGGGACGATCCCTCGAGCCGGCCCGGCGCGGGTCCTCGGCAGGCCCCCGATGCGGTTCGTCGGCCGGGTGTCGTATTCCTGGTACCTGTGGCACTGGCCGTTCCTGGTTCTCGCCCCGGATCTGGTGGGCCATCCGCTCAACCTCGCCGAGAACCTCCTCATCGCCCTGCTGAGTGGCGTGGTCGCGGTCTTCTCCTTCCTGCTGGTGGAAAGCCCGGCAAGGGCGTCCGCGTGGCTGGCGGCCGTGTCGAGGAGGAGCCTGCTCACCGGTGGGGCTCTGAGCGCCGGGGGTGCGGTCGCATGCCTGATCGCTGCGACCACCGTCCCGACGCCGTCGGGTCACGGAACAGCACCGTTAGCGGTGATTCAGCAGAGTCGTTTCTCTTCGCCGTCGGTGACGGTGGATCCGCGCCAGAGTCTGGTCAACACTGTCAACTCGCAGATAAACGCGCAACTGACCGATTCGCTGCGGCGCCCCGACGTTCCGTCGAACCTGCAGCCAACCCTCGCGCACGCGCACCACGATGACCCGCCCGTGTTCTACGACGGTTGCATGGACAGCTATCTCGACGCCGCAGTAAGAAGCTGCGCGTTCGGGAGCACAACGTCGGCCACCAGCGTCGTTCTGTTCGGGGACTCTCACGCCGCCATGTGGTTCCCGGCTCTCGACGGCGCGGCCAACCAAAATGGTTGGGAGCTCTACAATTGGACCAAGGCGACGTGCCCGCCGATCCAACTACCTCTTCTTAGCCCCGTGCTCGGTCGGAACTTCACCGAGTGCGAATCATGGCGTCAAACGGTGTTTCAGCGGATAGCCCAGGTCCACCCCGCCATCGTCGTTCTCGGGGTGGCTCGCCATTACGCGTCCACATACGGTTTCACGCCTTACCAGCAGCCATGGCTGAAGGGCTTGGAGCAGATGGTCTCGGACATAACCCACCTCGGCTCGAAGGTGGTCGTCATCGGCCCGATCCCCAAGCCGGCGTTCCTCGTGCCGCAGTGCCTGTCGGCCCACCTCGCTTACGCAAACCAGTGTTCCGAGCCGGAGGACTCGGTGGTTGATCTGACCGGACTGTCAGCCGAACAGGCAGTGGTCCGATCAGCCGGCGGGTCGTACGTCAACACTCTTCCGTGGTTCTGCGCGAACTCGATCTGCGGGACGATCGTCGGCAATCTCGAGATCTGGCGTGATGACAACCACATCACCGCTACCTACTCGGCATTCCTCGGTCCGGCCATCGCGGCGCAGCTCAAGGCCGCTCTTCCCGGCTGA
- a CDS encoding tyrosine-protein phosphatase produces the protein MRTTVVRVDVETEVGGDLLVRWELQGGPAAVDVATGPTPNWIDHQHHFTVPASQTELRLERSASRRTFVSVSPHDGGAAVVSADRRIAFEGISNFRDLGGYSTGTGRSVRWGQVFRADALHGMSRDDLALYQELGMRAVYDLRSDVERDERPNPVPSRALTIVGRSPEEIPPPPPPAATSAAGEIFLFELYAGLIKHAAEQIGELFTGLTEEQRLPAVFHCHAGKDRTGLVAALLLEALGVERETILDDYELTGRYRRRTEQEPTFQRLIEYGMSPEAAAGVLTTPRWAMEKALEELDVAYGGVDVYLLTTAGMKAPALDRLRSRLTE, from the coding sequence GTGCGGACGACGGTGGTTCGAGTCGACGTCGAAACTGAGGTCGGCGGCGATCTCCTCGTCCGGTGGGAGCTGCAAGGCGGGCCTGCGGCGGTCGATGTCGCCACCGGCCCGACGCCCAATTGGATCGACCACCAACACCACTTCACTGTCCCTGCGAGCCAAACCGAGCTGCGTCTCGAGCGCTCCGCAAGCCGTCGAACATTTGTGTCGGTGTCCCCTCACGATGGTGGGGCTGCCGTGGTCTCCGCGGACCGGCGGATCGCCTTCGAAGGAATCTCCAACTTCCGTGACTTGGGGGGTTACAGCACCGGAACAGGGAGGTCGGTCCGCTGGGGACAGGTCTTCCGAGCCGACGCTCTCCACGGCATGTCCCGTGACGACCTGGCGCTGTACCAGGAGCTCGGCATGAGAGCCGTGTACGACCTGCGCAGCGACGTCGAGCGCGACGAGCGCCCGAACCCGGTGCCGTCACGGGCGCTGACGATCGTTGGTCGCTCGCCCGAGGAAATCCCCCCGCCACCGCCGCCCGCCGCGACGAGTGCGGCAGGCGAGATTTTTCTGTTCGAGCTCTACGCCGGCTTGATCAAGCACGCCGCGGAGCAGATAGGGGAGCTGTTCACGGGTCTCACGGAGGAGCAGCGCTTGCCGGCCGTATTTCACTGCCACGCCGGCAAAGACCGGACCGGTCTGGTCGCGGCTCTCCTGCTCGAAGCCCTCGGAGTCGAGCGCGAGACCATCCTCGACGACTACGAGCTGACCGGTCGCTACCGCCGGCGAACCGAGCAAGAGCCCACTTTCCAAAGGCTGATCGAGTACGGCATGTCCCCAGAAGCTGCGGCCGGAGTGTTGACGACGCCGAGGTGGGCGATGGAGAAGGCGCTCGAAGAGCTCGACGTCGCCTACGGCGGAGTCGATGTATACCTGCTGACCACGGCCGGGATGAAGGCGCCAGCGTTGGATCGGCTGAGGAGTCGCCTCACCGAATGA
- a CDS encoding phosphoketolase family protein, giving the protein MTIDITGRQLAQQEVDLLDAYWRAANYLSVGQIYLLDNPLLRVPLESRHVKPRLLGHWGTTPGINFIYTHLNRVIRNWDLNMIYVMGPGHGGPAAVANAYLEGTYSEVYPHISRDEPGLRALFRQFSFPGGIPSHVAPETPGSIHEGGELGYALSHAYGAVFDNPDLVVACIVGDGEAETGPLATSWHSNKFLNPVFDGAVLPILHLNGYKIANPTVLARIGDEELTELIEGYGFDVSWVSGDDPDVMHRDMATTLDHVIAEIADIQRSARQGGRAGRPRWPMIIMRTPKGWTGPKEVDGVPVEGTWRSHQVPLAEVRTNPDHLAQLERWLRSYRPEELFDDTGRPVPNLSSAAPTGERRMSANPHSNGGMLLQDLDLPDFRPYGVEVSKPATTFSEATRVLGTYLRDVIRDNPHSFRLFGPDETNSNRLQAVFDATNRQWEGSILPTDDHLANEGRVMEILSEHQCQGWLEGYLLTGRHGLFNCYEAFIHIIDSMFNQHAKWLKTTRHIPWRRPLASLNYLLSSHVWRQDHNGFSHQDPGFIDHVVNKKAEVIRVYLPPDTNCLLSVADHCLRSRQYVNVIVAGKQPALNYLSMDAAILHCTRGIGIWDWASNDGGDPNVVIACCGDIPTLEALACTAILRKEIPDLRIRFVNVVDLMRLEPESEHPHGMTDTEFDALFTADRPVVFAYHGYPSLIHRLTYRRTNHANLHVRGYKEEGTTTTPFDMVMLNDLDRFHLVIDVIDRVPRLGSSAAGLRQEMADARLRARAYTRSEGEDAPEIRDWVWPF; this is encoded by the coding sequence GTGACGATCGACATAACCGGGCGACAGTTGGCGCAACAGGAAGTTGACCTTCTCGATGCCTATTGGAGAGCCGCCAACTACCTGTCCGTAGGTCAGATCTACCTACTCGACAATCCCCTTTTGCGGGTTCCGCTCGAGTCACGGCATGTCAAGCCGAGACTTCTCGGCCATTGGGGCACTACACCCGGTATCAATTTCATCTATACACACCTGAACCGGGTGATTCGGAACTGGGACCTCAACATGATTTACGTGATGGGCCCCGGACACGGTGGTCCAGCGGCGGTCGCGAACGCGTACCTCGAGGGCACCTACAGCGAGGTGTACCCGCACATCAGTCGCGACGAGCCCGGCTTGAGGGCTCTGTTCCGCCAGTTCTCGTTTCCTGGCGGGATCCCGTCACACGTGGCTCCTGAGACGCCCGGATCGATTCACGAAGGGGGCGAGCTGGGTTACGCGCTGTCTCACGCTTACGGGGCGGTATTCGACAACCCTGACTTGGTTGTTGCTTGCATCGTCGGCGATGGCGAAGCCGAGACCGGGCCGCTCGCCACAAGTTGGCACAGCAACAAGTTCTTGAATCCAGTCTTCGACGGGGCCGTGCTTCCCATCCTCCACTTGAACGGCTACAAGATCGCCAACCCGACCGTGCTTGCTCGGATTGGCGACGAAGAGTTGACCGAGCTCATAGAGGGTTACGGCTTCGACGTGTCCTGGGTGTCCGGCGACGATCCCGACGTCATGCATCGAGATATGGCCACGACTCTCGATCACGTCATCGCCGAAATCGCCGACATCCAGCGCTCTGCCAGGCAAGGCGGCCGAGCCGGTAGGCCGCGCTGGCCCATGATCATCATGCGCACGCCAAAAGGCTGGACCGGTCCAAAGGAAGTTGACGGGGTACCCGTCGAGGGAACTTGGAGATCGCACCAAGTGCCCCTGGCAGAAGTGCGTACCAATCCGGACCACCTGGCTCAGCTCGAGAGGTGGCTCCGCAGCTACCGACCGGAAGAGCTCTTCGATGACACCGGGAGGCCAGTCCCGAATCTTTCGAGCGCCGCACCAACCGGAGAAAGGCGGATGAGCGCGAACCCCCACTCGAACGGTGGGATGCTTCTCCAAGACCTCGACCTGCCCGACTTTCGTCCTTACGGGGTCGAGGTTTCGAAACCGGCGACCACGTTCTCGGAAGCGACTCGCGTTCTCGGCACCTACCTGCGAGACGTCATACGAGACAACCCCCACTCCTTCCGGCTCTTCGGCCCCGACGAGACCAACTCCAATCGACTCCAGGCGGTCTTCGATGCGACTAACCGCCAGTGGGAGGGATCCATCCTTCCGACCGACGACCACCTCGCAAATGAAGGTCGAGTAATGGAGATCCTGTCCGAGCACCAGTGCCAGGGTTGGCTCGAGGGATACCTCCTCACCGGCAGGCACGGCTTGTTCAATTGCTACGAAGCGTTCATCCACATCATCGATTCGATGTTCAATCAGCACGCCAAGTGGCTGAAGACCACCCGGCACATACCGTGGCGGCGACCCCTTGCGTCGCTCAACTACCTGCTTTCCTCGCACGTGTGGCGCCAGGACCACAACGGGTTCTCGCATCAGGACCCGGGGTTCATCGATCACGTGGTCAACAAGAAGGCCGAGGTCATCCGGGTGTACCTGCCGCCGGATACCAATTGCCTATTGTCTGTCGCCGACCATTGCTTGAGAAGCCGGCAGTACGTGAATGTCATCGTCGCCGGCAAGCAGCCTGCGCTCAACTACCTATCGATGGACGCCGCGATCCTGCATTGCACCCGCGGCATCGGCATATGGGACTGGGCATCGAACGACGGGGGAGACCCCAACGTCGTGATTGCTTGCTGCGGAGACATCCCAACTCTCGAAGCACTCGCCTGCACCGCGATCCTGCGCAAGGAGATCCCCGACCTCCGCATCCGCTTCGTCAACGTCGTGGACCTGATGCGCCTCGAGCCCGAATCAGAGCACCCACACGGGATGACAGATACCGAGTTCGACGCCCTCTTCACGGCGGACCGCCCCGTCGTCTTCGCTTATCACGGTTATCCGTCGCTGATCCACCGGCTCACGTACCGACGAACAAATCACGCCAACCTTCATGTTCGCGGCTACAAAGAGGAAGGGACCACGACCACACCATTCGACATGGTGATGCTCAACGACCTCGACCGCTTCCACCTCGTGATAGACGTGATCGATCGCGTCCCTCGTTTGGGATCGAGCGCCGCCGGGTTGCGCCAGGAAATGGCCGATGCCCGGCTTCGGGCCCGCGCGTACACCCGCTCCGAGGGGGAGGACGCACCGGAGATCCGCGACTGGGTCTGGCCCTTCTGA
- a CDS encoding acetate/propionate family kinase, with translation MRVLVVNAGSSSLKLSLMERDRALSAESISAPEERLDTPRLERFIRSVGEVEAVGHRIVHGGTEFTGPTLIDDRVRNRLVALTDLAPLHQPKSLLALDSVTAIIPDRPAVACFDTAFHSTIPEYAATYALPAEWRRRWPLRRFGFHGLSHAYVSRRAAELIGRPTGSLRIVSCHLGAGASVAAIDAGRSVDTTMGFTPLEGLVMATRSGTVDPGLLLWLEQHAGMTSAELASNLEHRSGLLGLGGSSDLKSLLEAEHRGDPDASLAVGVYLHRLRSLVGSMAAAMNGLDVLAFTGGVGERSAPIRQRTADGLGFLGVAVSPKINSDLRSDSDISSEGARVRTVVVEAGEDVEIAAQVERLLTSTGLA, from the coding sequence GTGCGCGTGCTGGTCGTCAACGCCGGCTCATCGAGCTTGAAGCTGTCACTGATGGAGCGGGACCGGGCGCTCAGCGCGGAGTCGATCTCTGCGCCTGAGGAGAGGCTCGACACCCCGCGCCTGGAGCGCTTCATCCGATCGGTAGGGGAGGTCGAAGCGGTCGGGCACAGGATCGTGCATGGCGGGACCGAATTCACCGGACCGACGTTGATCGACGACAGAGTCCGCAACCGACTCGTCGCGCTGACGGATCTTGCCCCGCTGCACCAACCGAAGTCGCTCTTGGCTCTCGACTCGGTAACCGCGATAATCCCCGACCGACCCGCGGTGGCCTGCTTCGACACCGCCTTCCATTCCACCATTCCGGAGTACGCCGCAACCTACGCCTTACCAGCCGAGTGGCGCCGTCGCTGGCCGCTTCGCAGGTTCGGCTTTCACGGACTGTCCCACGCGTATGTATCGCGCCGGGCCGCAGAACTGATCGGGCGGCCAACCGGATCTCTTCGAATCGTGAGCTGCCATCTCGGCGCCGGCGCTTCGGTCGCCGCCATCGACGCAGGACGTTCAGTCGACACCACCATGGGCTTCACCCCGTTGGAAGGTCTGGTCATGGCCACGCGATCGGGAACCGTCGATCCCGGGCTCCTGCTGTGGTTGGAGCAGCATGCCGGAATGACGTCAGCCGAGCTGGCATCGAACCTCGAACACCGGTCGGGTCTGCTCGGTCTTGGAGGTAGCTCCGACCTCAAGTCTCTGCTCGAAGCGGAGCATAGAGGTGATCCCGACGCCTCCCTGGCGGTGGGTGTCTATCTCCACAGGCTGCGGTCTCTGGTCGGCTCGATGGCCGCGGCGATGAACGGCCTGGACGTTCTCGCATTTACGGGAGGCGTCGGCGAGCGTTCAGCTCCGATACGTCAGCGCACCGCCGATGGGCTGGGTTTCCTGGGCGTCGCAGTCAGCCCGAAGATCAACTCAGACCTCCGCTCGGACTCTGACATCAGTAGCGAGGGAGCGCGAGTTCGTACCGTGGTAGTCGAAGCAGGTGAGGACGTCGAAATTGCCGCACAGGTGGAAAGGTTGTTGACGAGCACCGGTCTTGCCTGA
- a CDS encoding substrate-binding domain-containing protein has product MPNKRFHTVGGISLAITLGLAGAACSSSSNKSTTSPTTTASKSGVPTGLSVSSFDSSFSEMSKFTGLTAAGKGLVGVILPDTTSSTRYVDFDAPYLTKAFQAAGYTSSNFKIDNAQGQEATELADAQADISLGATVLVFDPLNSTVGAQVEQLASQHGVKLISYDRATFAGTNTYYVSFDNFKVGQLIGNGFQDCVSAWNVSNPQVFELSGGEDTDPNAVSFAQGYNSVIWGQQSTPLSAGVKSSKGYTLVGEQITPNWVNATGATIFQQQFTAHPNINATVEANDGLANAVINVLKNKGVGAKKIPTTGQDATLQGMEWVLQGYQCGSVYKPIYLEAQDAVALATILRASQTPPSGLVNSTTSPPANVAGSTQPASLLTPVWVTSANMASTVIKDQFVSAQSLCTAVGNAACSAAGITP; this is encoded by the coding sequence GTGCCAAACAAAAGATTCCACACCGTCGGCGGTATATCACTGGCGATCACACTGGGCCTAGCTGGCGCGGCGTGCTCATCGTCATCGAACAAGTCGACGACTTCACCGACGACGACCGCATCCAAGTCCGGGGTGCCCACGGGATTGAGTGTGTCGTCGTTCGACAGCTCTTTCTCGGAGATGTCGAAGTTCACCGGGCTGACGGCAGCCGGGAAAGGTCTGGTGGGTGTAATCCTCCCCGACACCACGTCCTCTACGAGATACGTCGATTTCGACGCGCCGTACCTGACCAAAGCCTTCCAGGCGGCCGGCTACACCTCGTCTAACTTCAAGATCGACAACGCGCAAGGCCAGGAAGCAACTGAGCTCGCAGACGCGCAAGCAGACATATCCCTTGGCGCGACCGTGCTCGTGTTCGACCCACTGAACAGTACGGTCGGGGCCCAAGTCGAACAGCTCGCATCGCAGCACGGTGTCAAGCTGATCAGCTACGACCGGGCAACGTTTGCCGGGACCAATACCTATTACGTGAGCTTCGACAACTTCAAGGTCGGCCAGCTCATCGGCAACGGCTTCCAGGACTGCGTCTCGGCGTGGAACGTGTCGAACCCGCAGGTGTTCGAGCTGAGTGGAGGCGAAGACACCGATCCGAACGCGGTCTCGTTCGCCCAGGGCTACAACTCGGTCATCTGGGGCCAGCAGTCCACTCCGTTGTCCGCCGGAGTGAAGAGCAGCAAGGGTTACACGCTGGTCGGCGAGCAAATCACCCCAAACTGGGTCAATGCCACCGGAGCGACCATCTTCCAGCAGCAATTCACCGCGCACCCGAATATCAACGCAACGGTCGAGGCCAACGACGGTCTGGCCAACGCGGTGATCAACGTTCTGAAGAACAAGGGCGTGGGTGCCAAGAAGATTCCGACCACCGGTCAGGACGCGACGCTGCAAGGGATGGAGTGGGTCCTCCAGGGCTACCAGTGCGGGTCTGTTTACAAGCCCATCTACCTTGAAGCCCAGGACGCCGTAGCGCTCGCAACGATCCTCCGGGCCAGCCAGACGCCTCCGTCCGGTCTAGTGAACTCCACGACCAGCCCGCCGGCCAACGTCGCAGGGAGCACCCAGCCGGCATCGCTGCTCACCCCGGTCTGGGTGACAAGTGCGAACATGGCGTCGACCGTCATCAAGGATCAGTTCGTCTCGGCGCAGTCGCTCTGTACCGCGGTTGGAAATGCTGCCTGCAGCGCAGCGGGCATTACCCCGTAA
- a CDS encoding ATP-binding cassette domain-containing protein — MADGNGAEPLLRIRGLHKSFGPVQALADVNMDLPAGSVTALVGDNGAGKSVTIKTISGIYEPDRGQFYWEGRPIRIRSAHDASMLGIETVYQDLALADNLDIVQNMFLGRERLRHRLLDEDDMERAAAETLAGLKVTTVRSIRQPVGSLSGGQRQSVAVAKAVMWNSKLVIMDEPTAALGVTQTAQVLELIRRLRDRGLAVMVVSHNLNDVFAVADRIVVLYLGRTVTEDKASAFDRQSVVEYMTTGGVGIRASASSVAAGGADRGSD; from the coding sequence ATGGCCGACGGAAACGGGGCGGAGCCCCTTCTGAGGATCAGAGGCCTCCACAAGAGCTTCGGACCCGTACAGGCGCTCGCAGACGTAAACATGGACCTGCCGGCCGGGTCGGTCACCGCCTTGGTCGGCGACAACGGAGCCGGTAAATCGGTGACCATCAAGACCATATCGGGGATATACGAACCTGACCGTGGCCAGTTCTACTGGGAAGGCCGTCCGATTCGGATCCGCAGCGCCCACGACGCCTCGATGTTGGGGATCGAGACCGTGTACCAGGACCTGGCGCTCGCGGACAATCTGGACATCGTGCAGAACATGTTTCTCGGGCGGGAAAGGCTCCGTCACCGTCTCCTCGACGAGGACGACATGGAGCGGGCCGCTGCAGAGACACTCGCCGGACTGAAGGTGACGACGGTCCGGTCCATCCGGCAGCCGGTCGGCTCGTTGTCCGGTGGGCAACGCCAATCGGTCGCGGTGGCCAAGGCGGTGATGTGGAACTCGAAGCTCGTAATAATGGACGAACCCACCGCTGCCCTCGGCGTGACCCAGACAGCCCAGGTGCTCGAGTTGATCCGGCGACTTCGGGATCGCGGGCTGGCGGTGATGGTGGTTTCACACAACCTCAACGACGTGTTCGCGGTCGCTGACCGCATCGTAGTCCTCTACCTTGGACGCACAGTCACCGAGGACAAAGCGTCCGCCTTCGACCGCCAAAGCGTCGTCGAATACATGACCACGGGCGGCGTCGGCATCCGAGCCTCGGCTTCCTCGGTCGCTGCGGGAGGTGCGGATCGTGGCTCAGACTGA